The sequence TCTGACCATGGCAAGACAAGAAAGGTCTTCTCCTGGAATGTCTACACCTTCCCAGAAACTACTCGTTCCAAATAAAATAGCCTTATCGAATCGCTGGAAATTCTTTGTCAGTCGTGTGCGACTTCCTGAGGTGATTCCTTGGGCCATTAATACATATTCCTCTAATAAACCACTTTCTTTCATCAACTCATACGTTTTCCTTAACATATCGTAAGAGGTGAATAAAATGAGCATTCGACCTTTCGTCGCTTGTGCCACCCCTATTAAATGAGAGCTTATTGCTTCAATATATTCTTCGCTTTGAACTTGCTGTATTTCAGGGACGTCTGTTGGGACGAATAATCTTGAAACTTCATTGTAGTCAAATGGAGAAGTAAGCTGTACCTGTTTTATCCCCTGGTCGACAAGACCAATCTCGTTTATGAAGTAATTGAAAGACCCGCTGACGGTAAGGGTAGCTGAAGTCAGGACCACACTTTTCTTTTTGGCAAAAATCTCAGCATGAAGCTTGCGATCGACGGTAACAGGTTGAGCTTGAATAGAAAGACTGTTTGGTAATGACCTTGTGTCTCCATCAAGCCACAGAACGTGGTTGTTCATTTCTCTTAAAAATACCGTTTGAAAATTCATTCTCAACTCTGTAAAATCCACTAAAAAGCTGTAGAATTCTTCAATTAAGGCTTTTTCTTTATCAAGGAGTTTTATTTTCTTATCCTTGATTGTCTCGAGTACCTGCTGGAACTCTCTTTCTACAAACTTCATCCCTGATACGACTCGTTCCATGGCCATGAGAACAGGTTGAAAGTAGCTGCTCTTCTTCATTTCATCCGTAATTCTCAGCTGTATTTTTTGTACCCCGGTTCTCTTTTTGGCTTTCTTATAGAAAACGCTCGTTAACACTCCAATGGCCTCTTCTAAGTCATCGTAAAACTGGGCAATACGAGAGTCCAATTCAAATGAATGTGTATTCATTTGAACTGAGTGACTGGAAATAAGCTGATCCAGACGATAAAACAACTGTTTTTGGACCAGTGTCCCTAATTGGGAAGTACTAAACTTAATCGAGAGATAATCCATAACGACTCCAAGATGCTGTCTTGCTGACTTCTCCAGATGATGAGCCTCATCTATTACTAAGTAATCATAAGGAGGAAGCATGCTGCTATCATTCACCATATCACTCAGAAGCATTGAGTGATTCGTAATGATGATATCTGCTTCTTGAGCACTCCTTCTTGCGGAGAGATAGAAATCTTTCCCTATCCAAGGATCCTTTGTATGAGGCAGGTGCCAGCCATCATGTTTTAAACGATTCCAGAACAATTGCCCTCCCGATGTGAGGTTAAGTTCATCCATATCACCGGTCTCTGTTCGTGTCAGCCATACTAAAATCTGCATTTTTGTTAGAACTACATCATATTGAGACTCCTTTTCACGGAGAGACTGTTCAAACTTAAACAGGTTTATGTAATGGTTTTTCCCTTTTAGCAGGACGGTTCTGAATGGGATAGGGCTTATTTTTTCCAATAATTTAATTTCTTTATGAAGCAATTGCTCTTGCAATTGGATGGTGTATGTACTGATGACCACTCTTTCATGAGAGGTCTTGGCAAACATGACCGCAGGCCATAAGTAGCCCAGTGACTTCCCAACCCCTGTTCCTGCTTCAATGACCACATGGCGGCGTTCATGAAAAGCATGTTGAATCTCATTCATCATGACCATTTGCTGTTCTCTCTTCTCATAGAAGGGGACATGCTTTGCTAAATGCTCTTCTATATTGGGTTCATCAAAATGGAGCTCTTCAATAGGTGATTCATCTTTCATTGAAGCAGCTTTCTTCAGAAGAGCCAGTCCTCGATACACCTCTAACTGTGGTGGAAGGTCTTCTACGTGTTTTTGTTTCTCACTCACAATACTGTCAAACAATAAGGAGAGATCACTTTTCAAATGATGAGAAAGCTTGTAAAGCTTCTCGAGTGTGACTAATGGCAGCTTTGACAATTCTTCAATAAAATATAGAAGAATTTCGGCTGTCACATAGGCATCACTGTCTGCCTGATGAGGCCTTACATGGCTTAAATCCAATGAATTGGACAGTTCCGTCAATTTAAAACTATCTGCCGATGGTAAAGCCACTTTTGCTAACTCTACTGTATCAAAGGCAGGTCCCGTAAATGGATTATAGCCTGCCTCTTCCAGTTCTGCTTGAAGGAATGAAAGATCAAATTGAACGTTATGAGCAACAAAAACGCCATGATCCAGCAACTCAAGTATTTTTGGTGCAATTTCATGAAAAGCTGGAGCGTCCTTTACCATTTCATCATTGATCCCCGTTAACTCCTCAATAAAAGCAGGAATCGGTTTTCCAGGTGACACAAATGATGTGTATTGATCAATGATTTTTCCGCCTTCTATAATAACCGCTGATAGTTGGATGATTTTTTCTCCCTTTTTAGGAGAATTTCCTGTTGTTTCAAGATCGATAACAACCAGTTTAAATGGGTACATGTTATTCACTGCCTTTATATAAATCCTACATCATTCTCTTATGATTTCTAAATAAGTGTACCATAAACAAAAAAGCAAGTCTCCTTTTCACAAATTAGAAGACTTGCCGATTTCTTTTATAGTATAGTCGCTTCAGGTTCTGTTCCGATCATATCTATGATACGGTTCTTTTCTCCCATGATGGCTACTTTCGGGATATGTTCATGGACCATTTCTTCTGCTACCATCTTATATGATATGATGATGACAATATCACCCTTTTGCACAAGTCTTGCAGCAGCTCCGTTCAAACATATGACTCCGCTCCCTCTTTCACCTGGGATAATGTAGGTTTCCAAGCGGGCTCCATTGTTGTTGTTTACAATCTGGACCTTTTCGTTCGCCATCATACCAACTGCATCTAATATATCCTGATCGATTGTAATGCTCCCTACATAATCCAAGTTCGCTTCTGTTACAGTCGCTCTGTGAATTTTACCACTCATCATCGTTCTATACATTTGAATCCTCCTCTGGTTCTACACTGATGATTATATTATCAATTAATCTGGCCTGTTGAAATTGAACTGCCAGAGCGATAATGATTTCCCCATGTACGCTAGTCAGTTCCGTTAGCTCAGGGTAGGAATACACTTCCACATAATCGATTTCCCCGGATGTGTTTTCTTGGACGTTCTTTGAAATCATAGAAATAATGGAATCGGGATCCCGCTCCCCATCTTCAATACGATTTTTTGCTTCTTCCAGACTTTGATAAAGAGAAGGAGCTTCCCTTCTTTCTTCTTTTGAGAGATAGACATTTCTTGAGCTCTTGGCCAACCCATCTTCTTCCCTCACTGTTGGTACCCTCACAATTTCAACCGGAAAGAAATAATCGCTTACTAACCCTTCCACTACTGCAACCTGCTGGGCATCCTTCAGTCCGAAATACGCTCTGGTAGGCTGAATAAGGTGAAATAATTTAGTCAAAACGGTTACCACTCCGTCAAAATGCCCTTCCCGTTTTCGTCCGCACAGTACTTCTACCCGCTCTATCACACTCATGGTAACAGATTGCTCCCCTTTATACATTTCATCTACTTCAGGAATAAAGAGTATATCAACCCCAACATTCTTTGCTAATTCTGTATCTCTTTCAACATTACGGGGGTAGCGGTCGAAGTCTTCATTCGGACCGAACTGCAGGGGGTTTACAAAGATACTCATCACGACAGTATCGTTATTATTCCTGGCTTCCTCCGCTAGAGTCAAGTGCCCTTCATGAAGGTATCCCATTGTAGGAACATAACCGATAGAGGATCCTGAATTCTTTACTTGTTGTATCATACGCTGCAAATCTTGTATTTTCGTAATCACTTTCATTTTTTCATTCCACCATAGAGAGCATCCAATTCTTCATCACGCATCGTAAAGGAATGGTCTTCTGTCGGGAAGCTACCCCCTTTAACTTCTTCTATATAGGTTTTTATGCTGTTATGAATGACTTCTGACGCGTTGCTGTATTGTTTGACAAACTTAGGCACACGATTCACTCCGTATGTTACAAGATCGTGGAACACTAACACTTGCCCATCGGTTTCACTGCCTGCCCCAATACCAATCGTCGGTATCGTTAATGCTTCTGAAATCTCTTTGGCTATTTGCTTTGGTACACACTCTAATACAAGTGAAAAAGCACCTGCCTGTTCACATTTAATGGCATCATCGATCAACTTTTTGGCTGTGTCGGCTGTTTTCCCTTGTACTTTATATCCTCCAAGGACACCGACGGATTGAGGGGTCAAACCTAAATGAGCCATAACGGGTATGCCGGCGCTCGTTAGGGAATGAATACGATCGATCACATGATCTCCCCCCTCAACCTTCACAGCGTGAGATCCTCCCTGTTGAAGAATCTGTGCCGCAGTTTTAAGAGTTTCATCTCTGGACAAGTGGTACGACATAAACGGCATATCGGTGACGATAAAGGTATTTTTTGCCCCTCTTTTTACGGCTTTCGTATGATGTATCATATCTTCAACTGTAACTGGTACCGTTGAGTCATAACCCAATACCACCATTCCGAGGCTGTCACCTACAAGAATGACATCAATACCCGCTTCTTCTGCTATCTTGGCACTTGGAAAATCATACGCTGTAAGCATTGAAATCTTTTCTCTCTTATTCTTCATCTTAAGAAAATCTGTTGTTTGTTTCATAATGTCCTCCTTCTTTTCAGTCAGAGGTGACGAAACGAAATGAAAGCACTTTCATTATAGAAATAAAAAAACCTTCTGAATAAATGACAGAAGGATCATAAGTGTTTAGTATCATTGTTTCGACCCTCTGTCCCAGTCCACAATGGATCAAGGCAGAAATTGTATTAAAAGCTGAACGTGCGTAGAGGTGCAGTTCCAAGGATACTGCCCAATGAGATTATACCATAAAAAAACGAGATGGAAGTAATCGTTTAGCATCCACCTCGTTTCCCCTTAAATATTCACTTCAATATCCGCTGAATAAATTTGATGAACGGTTCCTGTTGTGTCTTCAATCTTTAGAACTCCTTCATCCGTTATTCCTAATGCTCTACCTTCAATCGTTCCATTGATGGTACGGGCACGGATTTTCTTCCCGATACTGATTGCATAACTCTCCCATAACAGCTTGATCGGTGTAAAACCTTCTTTCATATAGATAGAATAAAGGGCTTCAATTCGTTCTAACACCTTTTGAACAATTTCTGATCTTGAAAGGGTATCTCCTTGTTCAATGGCCAGTGAGGTTGCAATCGTCTGAAGTTCATCAGGAAAGTGTTCCTTTGTGTGATTTACATTCATGCCGATACCGATGATAATGGAATTTATTTTATCAGATTCCGCTTGCAGTTCCGTCAATATTCCCGTCACTTTCTTTCCGTCAATAAGAATATCATTCGGCCATTTGATTTGGGGATGAAGATCTGTTGCTTCTTCGATCGCTTGAACGACGGCAACTGCAGTAATGAGCGTAAACTGCGGGGCCTTTTGGGGTGGAAGAAGGGGTTTTAAGATCAGACTCATCCAAATTCCCGTTCCCTTTGATGAGTGCCACTCTCTCATTAACCTTCCTCTTCCGGCTGTTTGTTCGTCAGAAATGACTAACGTACCCTCTGCCGCTCCGTCGCCCGCAAGCACATGAGCGATGCGCTGTGTACTTTGAACTGACTCCTCATAGTGGATCACTCTGCCTAACGTTTTCGTTTGTAATCCCAATCGGATCTTACTTTCTGTCACACTATCAGGGGTTTCAATAATGCGATATCCTTTTTTTCTTACGGCTTCTAACACAAAACCTTCTTTACGAAGTTCTTCAATATGCTTCCAAATGGCCGTTCTTGAACATCCTGCTATTTCAGCCAATGCTTGTCCGGATAGAAAATCCTGATCCGATTCAGACAAAGCGTGAAGCAGTTTCTTCTTTATAGTCGATTGCATGTCTGTAGCCACCTCCTAATCGCTTCTTTATCGTTATTAATTGTTCCAGTTATAATCGCGGATTCAATTTCAGCCAAAAGTTCCTTCATCCATGGACCACCCTTTTTGTTTGCCCATGTCATCAAGTCATTTCCTGTTACATCCAGCTGCTGTCTCGATGTAATCGCTAAAGAATGATATTCTTCCTTCACCGCTTCTACAGAAGAAACCGGTGTGGATTCTATGCATTCATAGACTTTCTCAACGTTAATGGCTGCTTCCAAACCTGCACGATAAAGTAAAGGCTTAGACCAGCCGGATTTCCTTCTTAACTGAAGAATTTCAAGCTCATTTGAACGATCCCTTACTGTTTTCGTCGGGAGTCTCCAGCCTTTAAGAAATCCCTGGGGATCAGGATCTCCAATGCATGCTAAAAGAAGTAACCATACTTGGTCCTTATTTATGCCTTCTAATTGTGGAAGATCCGCAACCTGTTGAAGAGCATCTTTATGTTGAGTGAAATGAGGGAGTTCAGTATATAGGTTGGTACGAACAAGGAGGGTGAGCGCTTTTCGTTTCCATTTACCTCCGGCGATCTTCTCGAATTCCATCGTTTTTCTTTCAACGGCGATATGCTTTAGCAGTTTGGAGTGCTCCTTTAAAGCATTCAGTGTCCCAGACTCGATCTTGAAGCCTAATTGACTGACAAAGCGGACTCCCCTCATCATACGAAGGGCGTCTTCTGTAAACCTTAAATCCGGTGATCCCACTGTTCTGATCATTCCGTTATGTATGTCTTCCCGTCCATTAAAAGGATCAAATATCCTACCCCGTCCATCCATTGCGATACTATTCATCGTAAAATCACGGCGCTCCAGATCCCCTTCTAATGAACGGATGAATTCCACCTTATCTGGTCTTCTAAAGTCAGCATATGTAGATTCTGTTCTGAATGTAGTGATTTCATATTCCCTTCCATCATCAATGACCAGGATGGTTCCGTGTTCAATACCTAAATCAATCGTCTTCGGAAAGATCTCCTTTAATTCTTGAGGATAGGCAGACGTCGCGATATCTACGTCATTAATGGGCTTATTCAGCAAGTAATCCCTAACAGAGCCTCCAACGAAATATGCTTCGAACCCTGCTCTTTCAATTTTCTTTAAAACTGGTACGGCTTCTTGAAATATAGACGGTAACATTTTTTACACCTGCTTTACTCAGATCTTTACCTTCCGACTGTTTATTATAGAAGCTCTTGGTAGATCTGTTCATACTCTTTGACAATCTTGCTGGAGTGAAATTTAGTTCTCGCCGTTTGTAGTGCATTCCGCGAGAGTTCATTATGAAGCTTCTCATCTGTCAGTAATTCCAACGACTTTTCTGCAACCTGAGAGACGTTCCCGATTTCACATATAAAGCCATTGTATCCGTCCTCAATTACTTCAGGAATGCCTCCTACATTCGTCCCAATGCTCGGCACGCCGCAAGCCATTGCCTCCAGGGCTACCAATCCAAAGCTTTCTTTTTCTGAAAGCAGCAGCTTAATATCACTAATCGAATAAAGTTCTTCTAAATTATCCTGTTTTCCAAGGAACAGGACTCGATCCTCTAATCCGAGTTCTCTCACCTGTTTGCAAATCACCGTCATTTCAGGTCCGTCCCCAACAAGGAGAAGTTTGGCGGGAATCTCGTTTTGTATAAGGTTGAATGCAGCTACAACATCTGTTACCCTTTTCACGCCGCGAAAGTTGGAAACATGGATAATGACCTTTTCATAGTCTTTAATTCCATATTCATTTCTAAGATGCTGAGAATCTACCGCCTTATACACTCTCTCGTCTATGAAATTATAGACCGTTTGAATTTCTTTATCCGGTTGGATTAAATCATTGGTTTGTTTCACCAAAGCGGAAGAAACCGCAGTGACCACATCAGACTTTTCAATACCGAAACGAATCGCTTTTGTTAAAGAAGGATCATAACCAAGTACGGTAATATCGGTGCCGTGCAGGGTGGTAACAATCTTTACATCTTTACCAGACATTTGCTTACCCAAAATGGCACAGACTGCATGTGGGATCGCATAATGCACATGAAGAATGTCCAGTTTCTCACGTTCTATAATTTCTGCCATTTTATTCGCCAGTGCTATATCGTAAGGTGGATATTGAAAAACTGAATACTGACTCACTTCCACTTGATGAAAGTATATGTTGTGATACATTTTATTTAACCGAAATGGAATGCTCGAGGTAATAAAGTGAATTTCATGGCCTTTCTCTGCTAATAATTTACCCAGTTCCGTAGCTACTACGCCTGAGCCACCAACGGTGGGATAGCAGGTAATTCCTATTTTCATTTTCATACCATTAATCTCCTAACAAATCATGATGCAATATAAGGGTATTATAGGAGAAGAATCCTTCAGCATATCGTAATCCGGCTTCTTTCCCCATCATTCGCTCCCTTGCTTCAACCGCTTCAATGTACCCTTCTGTCAAAGGAGTAGACACTCCTTCAAATCCTTGGGTAAACTGACTCGAATATGCTTCTAAGCTACGAATCTTCGTATGCATATGTGCCTCGATGTCCACTACAAATTGAGGTTTGTGAAAACCGTTGATCATATAAAAATACAGATTATCCGCTTTATGGGCCGGGCTTGCGGAATGGAACTTCCTAATTCCAGCTGAGAAAAAACCTTCTTTAATCAAGCGTGCCGCATTTCCATGATCAGGATGACGATCCTGATCATATGGAGCAAATACCGCTTTCGGTTTGTGCATTCTGATCACGTTAACCACTTTCTGAATATTTTCATCTGTTATGTAAATTCCCCTATCAGGAATATCCAGGGTTTCTCTCTTGCTGGCACCCAATATGCGTGCAGCTGATCTTGCTTCCTCTTTTCGTAAAGAAACCGTCCCATTTGAAGAAAGTTCTGCCTCTGTCAGATCGCAAATCACAATCTTCTTTCCTTCAGCTGCATATTTTGCAAGGGTGCCGCCCATTCCGATCTCCACATCGTCGGCATGAGCTCCGAATGCAAGGATGTCAACTTGTTGATCCACGTTACTCCTCCTTATCCTTTACCACACTTCGCCACTCGATATCCCCTCTATCCAACCCTTTCACCAGTACTTCAGCTGTTCCCATATTCGTTGCTAATGGGACTGAATATACATCACACAGTCTGATGAGGGCAGATACATCTGGTTCATGGGGTTGAGCTGTTAAAGGATCTCTAAAAAACAGAACAAGATCCATATTATTATTGGCAATATACGAGCCTATTTCCTGGTCTCCTCCCAGGGGACCTGACCGGAAACGATGGACAGATAATCCCGTTTCTTCTCCAATTCTCTTTCCCGTTGTCCCTGTAGCAAAAAGAGCGTGTTTCTCAATTATCGGCTTATAAGCTATTACAAAACGAATCAGATCATCTTTTTTCTTATCATGAGCTATTAATGCGATATTCATAACACTCACCCTTTAATCTAAAATATTTTCCAGCCCGTACACAAGTGTATCCAGCTTCATGACCGTATCAACGGAAACCTTCACTCCAGACATGAAGCTTCCCCTGTTAAAAGAGTCATGACGAATCGATAAAGTCTGACCTTCTGCTCCCAACATCACCTGTTGATGAGCAATCAATCCCGGAAGGCGAACACTATGGATGTGCATGCCGTCAACATTTGCTCCCCTTGCACCTGGATGTGTTTCTTTTTCATCAGGGTGCCCCTGCTGCTTCGATTCTCTCACTTCCCTGATCATTTCGGCTGTCTTAACGGCAGTCCCTGAAGGAGCATCCAGTTTTTGATCGTGATGTAATTCAATGATTTCCACATCGTCAAAATATTTAGCGGCCATCTGGGAAAATTTCATCATGAGCACCGCACCAATCGCAAAATTAGGTGCAATGATACATCCCAATGACTTTGATTCTGCCAGGATCTTTAATTCATTTAATTCTTCTGTAGAAAAACCTGTCGTTCCCACAACTGGTCTAACACCGTATTCGAGGGCTGTTTTCGTATGGTGATAACCCACCTCTGGAGTTGTCAGGTCGATAAGCACATGTGGTGTTTGAGCCTGAAAGCATGTTTCGATATCTGTGTATACCGGTACATCTATATTTACTTCTTGCTTATAATCAATCACACTAATAAGCGTAAAATGTTTCGTATCTCTAACTAACTGAACAGCTTCTTTCCCCATTCTTCCTCTTGGTCCTGCAATAGTTATGTTAATTTGTTCCATCTTCATCCCTACCTTCGATTCTTGTCCAACGATCTTTATCTCTTGTGTTAAATTTATG is a genomic window of Rossellomorea sp. y25 containing:
- the dinG gene encoding ATP-dependent DNA helicase DinG, yielding MYPFKLVVIDLETTGNSPKKGEKIIQLSAVIIEGGKIIDQYTSFVSPGKPIPAFIEELTGINDEMVKDAPAFHEIAPKILELLDHGVFVAHNVQFDLSFLQAELEEAGYNPFTGPAFDTVELAKVALPSADSFKLTELSNSLDLSHVRPHQADSDAYVTAEILLYFIEELSKLPLVTLEKLYKLSHHLKSDLSLLFDSIVSEKQKHVEDLPPQLEVYRGLALLKKAASMKDESPIEELHFDEPNIEEHLAKHVPFYEKREQQMVMMNEIQHAFHERRHVVIEAGTGVGKSLGYLWPAVMFAKTSHERVVISTYTIQLQEQLLHKEIKLLEKISPIPFRTVLLKGKNHYINLFKFEQSLREKESQYDVVLTKMQILVWLTRTETGDMDELNLTSGGQLFWNRLKHDGWHLPHTKDPWIGKDFYLSARRSAQEADIIITNHSMLLSDMVNDSSMLPPYDYLVIDEAHHLEKSARQHLGVVMDYLSIKFSTSQLGTLVQKQLFYRLDQLISSHSVQMNTHSFELDSRIAQFYDDLEEAIGVLTSVFYKKAKKRTGVQKIQLRITDEMKKSSYFQPVLMAMERVVSGMKFVEREFQQVLETIKDKKIKLLDKEKALIEEFYSFLVDFTELRMNFQTVFLREMNNHVLWLDGDTRSLPNSLSIQAQPVTVDRKLHAEIFAKKKSVVLTSATLTVSGSFNYFINEIGLVDQGIKQVQLTSPFDYNEVSRLFVPTDVPEIQQVQSEEYIEAISSHLIGVAQATKGRMLILFTSYDMLRKTYELMKESGLLEEYVLMAQGITSGSRTRLTKNFQRFDKAILFGTSSFWEGVDIPGEDLSCLAMVRLPFSPPDEPVNQAKSDILKAQGKNPFSSHSLPEAIIRFKQGVGRLIRRSSDRGIVIVYDRRVMTTRYGKAFLQSIPSMEVKEGDLFDLVSWIEDWL
- the panD gene encoding aspartate 1-decarboxylase — its product is MYRTMMSGKIHRATVTEANLDYVGSITIDQDILDAVGMMANEKVQIVNNNNGARLETYIIPGERGSGVICLNGAAARLVQKGDIVIIISYKMVAEEMVHEHIPKVAIMGEKNRIIDMIGTEPEATIL
- the panC gene encoding pantoate--beta-alanine ligase, with the translated sequence MKVITKIQDLQRMIQQVKNSGSSIGYVPTMGYLHEGHLTLAEEARNNNDTVVMSIFVNPLQFGPNEDFDRYPRNVERDTELAKNVGVDILFIPEVDEMYKGEQSVTMSVIERVEVLCGRKREGHFDGVVTVLTKLFHLIQPTRAYFGLKDAQQVAVVEGLVSDYFFPVEIVRVPTVREEDGLAKSSRNVYLSKEERREAPSLYQSLEEAKNRIEDGERDPDSIISMISKNVQENTSGEIDYVEVYSYPELTELTSVHGEIIIALAVQFQQARLIDNIIISVEPEEDSNV
- the panB gene encoding 3-methyl-2-oxobutanoate hydroxymethyltransferase yields the protein MKQTTDFLKMKNKREKISMLTAYDFPSAKIAEEAGIDVILVGDSLGMVVLGYDSTVPVTVEDMIHHTKAVKRGAKNTFIVTDMPFMSYHLSRDETLKTAAQILQQGGSHAVKVEGGDHVIDRIHSLTSAGIPVMAHLGLTPQSVGVLGGYKVQGKTADTAKKLIDDAIKCEQAGAFSLVLECVPKQIAKEISEALTIPTIGIGAGSETDGQVLVFHDLVTYGVNRVPKFVKQYSNASEVIHNSIKTYIEEVKGGSFPTEDHSFTMRDEELDALYGGMKK
- a CDS encoding biotin--[acetyl-CoA-carboxylase] ligase, giving the protein MQSTIKKKLLHALSESDQDFLSGQALAEIAGCSRTAIWKHIEELRKEGFVLEAVRKKGYRIIETPDSVTESKIRLGLQTKTLGRVIHYEESVQSTQRIAHVLAGDGAAEGTLVISDEQTAGRGRLMREWHSSKGTGIWMSLILKPLLPPQKAPQFTLITAVAVVQAIEEATDLHPQIKWPNDILIDGKKVTGILTELQAESDKINSIIIGIGMNVNHTKEHFPDELQTIATSLAIEQGDTLSRSEIVQKVLERIEALYSIYMKEGFTPIKLLWESYAISIGKKIRARTINGTIEGRALGITDEGVLKIEDTTGTVHQIYSADIEVNI
- a CDS encoding CCA tRNA nucleotidyltransferase, with the protein product MLPSIFQEAVPVLKKIERAGFEAYFVGGSVRDYLLNKPINDVDIATSAYPQELKEIFPKTIDLGIEHGTILVIDDGREYEITTFRTESTYADFRRPDKVEFIRSLEGDLERRDFTMNSIAMDGRGRIFDPFNGREDIHNGMIRTVGSPDLRFTEDALRMMRGVRFVSQLGFKIESGTLNALKEHSKLLKHIAVERKTMEFEKIAGGKWKRKALTLLVRTNLYTELPHFTQHKDALQQVADLPQLEGINKDQVWLLLLACIGDPDPQGFLKGWRLPTKTVRDRSNELEILQLRRKSGWSKPLLYRAGLEAAINVEKVYECIESTPVSSVEAVKEEYHSLAITSRQQLDVTGNDLMTWANKKGGPWMKELLAEIESAIITGTINNDKEAIRRWLQTCNRL
- the bshA gene encoding N-acetyl-alpha-D-glucosaminyl L-malate synthase BshA; translated protein: MKMKIGITCYPTVGGSGVVATELGKLLAEKGHEIHFITSSIPFRLNKMYHNIYFHQVEVSQYSVFQYPPYDIALANKMAEIIEREKLDILHVHYAIPHAVCAILGKQMSGKDVKIVTTLHGTDITVLGYDPSLTKAIRFGIEKSDVVTAVSSALVKQTNDLIQPDKEIQTVYNFIDERVYKAVDSQHLRNEYGIKDYEKVIIHVSNFRGVKRVTDVVAAFNLIQNEIPAKLLLVGDGPEMTVICKQVRELGLEDRVLFLGKQDNLEELYSISDIKLLLSEKESFGLVALEAMACGVPSIGTNVGGIPEVIEDGYNGFICEIGNVSQVAEKSLELLTDEKLHNELSRNALQTARTKFHSSKIVKEYEQIYQELL
- the bshB1 gene encoding bacillithiol biosynthesis deacetylase BshB1; the encoded protein is MDQQVDILAFGAHADDVEIGMGGTLAKYAAEGKKIVICDLTEAELSSNGTVSLRKEEARSAARILGASKRETLDIPDRGIYITDENIQKVVNVIRMHKPKAVFAPYDQDRHPDHGNAARLIKEGFFSAGIRKFHSASPAHKADNLYFYMINGFHKPQFVVDIEAHMHTKIRSLEAYSSQFTQGFEGVSTPLTEGYIEAVEARERMMGKEAGLRYAEGFFSYNTLILHHDLLGD
- the mgsA gene encoding methylglyoxal synthase; this translates as MNIALIAHDKKKDDLIRFVIAYKPIIEKHALFATGTTGKRIGEETGLSVHRFRSGPLGGDQEIGSYIANNNMDLVLFFRDPLTAQPHEPDVSALIRLCDVYSVPLATNMGTAEVLVKGLDRGDIEWRSVVKDKEE
- the dapB gene encoding 4-hydroxy-tetrahydrodipicolinate reductase; its protein translation is MEQINITIAGPRGRMGKEAVQLVRDTKHFTLISVIDYKQEVNIDVPVYTDIETCFQAQTPHVLIDLTTPEVGYHHTKTALEYGVRPVVGTTGFSTEELNELKILAESKSLGCIIAPNFAIGAVLMMKFSQMAAKYFDDVEIIELHHDQKLDAPSGTAVKTAEMIREVRESKQQGHPDEKETHPGARGANVDGMHIHSVRLPGLIAHQQVMLGAEGQTLSIRHDSFNRGSFMSGVKVSVDTVMKLDTLVYGLENILD